One region of Oryza sativa Japonica Group chromosome 5, ASM3414082v1 genomic DNA includes:
- the LOC4338859 gene encoding probable beta-1,3-galactosyltransferase 8 isoform X2, protein MSAKAVVVLCATSFFVGLLLSGRMTLLMPPPSGSVGAASSGHGSRLSLFSDDCEHRHKLDEGNPNDIMNEVSRTHQAIQSLDKSVSSLEMELAVERAKQNGGLGAAVPSKRGRRPPRAFVVIGINTAFSSKKRRDSLRDTWVPRGERLRRLEEKGVVVRFVIGHSATPGGALDRAIDVEDAETRDFMRLDHVEGYHELSSKTRTYFTAAVATWDADFYVKVDDDVHVNLGMLTSRLARYRTRPRVYVGCMKSGPVLSQKGVKYHEPEYWKFGDEGNRYFRHATGQIYAISKDLASYISINQPILHRFANEDVSLGAWLIGLEVEHVDDRSLCCATPPDCEWKKQAGNVCAASFDWSCSGICKSVDRMRAIHSACGEGDGAVSNNFAAAAAA, encoded by the exons aTGTCGGCGAAGGCCGTCGTCGTGCTCTGCGCCACGAGCTTCTTCGTCGGCCTGCTGCTCAGCGGCCGGATGACGCTTCTGATGCCACCGCCGTCGGGCAGCGTCGGCGCGGCCTCCTCCGGCCATGGCTCCaggctctccctcttctccgaCGACTGCGAGCACCGGCAT AAACTGGACGAGGGCAACCCGAACGACATCATGAACGAGGTGTCAAGAACTCACCAAGCAATCCA GTCGTTGGACAAGTCGGTGTCGTCGCTGGAGATGGAGCTGGCGGTGGAGCGCGCGAAGCAGAACGGCGGGCTGGGCGCGGCGGTGCCGTCGAagcgggggcggcggccgcccaGGGCGTTCGTGGTGATCGGCATCAACACGGCGTTCAGCAGCAAGAAGCGGCGCGACTCGCTCCGGGACACGTGGGTGCCGAGGGGCGAGAGGctgcggcggctggaggagaaGGGGGTGGTGGTGCGGTTCGTGATCGGGCACAGCGCCACCCCGGGCGGCGCCCTAGACCGCGCCATCGACGTGGAGGACGCCGAGACGCGGGACTTCATGCGGCTCGACCACGTCGAGGGCTACCACGAGCTCTCCTCCAAGACCCGCACCTacttcaccgccgccgtcgccacctggGACGCCGACTTCTACGTCaaggtcgacgacgacgtccaCGTCAACCTAG GGATGCTGACGAGCAGGCTGGCGAGGTACAGGACGAGGCCGAGGGTGTACGTGGGCTGCATGAAGTCCGGCCCGGTTCTGTCACAGAA GGGCGTGAAGTACCACGAGCCGGAGTACTGGAAGTTCGGGGACGAGGGGAACCGGTACTTCCGGCATGCCACCGGCCAGATCTACGCCATCTCCAAGGACCTCGCCTCCTACATCTCCATCAACCA GCCGATACTGCACCGGTTCGCGAACGAGGACGTGTCGCTGGGGGCGTGGCTGATAGGGCTGGAGGTGGAGCACGTGGACGACCGGAGCCTGTGCTGCGCGACGCCGCCGGACTGCGAGTGGAAGAAGCAGGCGGGGAACGTGTGCGCGGCGTCCTTCGACTGGTCCTGCAGCGGCATCTGCAAGTCCGTCGACAGGATGAGGGCCATCCACAGCGCCtgcggcgagggcgacggcgccgtCTCGAAcaacttcgccgccgccgccgccgcatga
- the LOC4338859 gene encoding probable beta-1,3-galactosyltransferase 8 isoform X1 codes for MMALTERQPQSEKKAARARPMSAKAVVVLCATSFFVGLLLSGRMTLLMPPPSGSVGAASSGHGSRLSLFSDDCEHRHKLDEGNPNDIMNEVSRTHQAIQSLDKSVSSLEMELAVERAKQNGGLGAAVPSKRGRRPPRAFVVIGINTAFSSKKRRDSLRDTWVPRGERLRRLEEKGVVVRFVIGHSATPGGALDRAIDVEDAETRDFMRLDHVEGYHELSSKTRTYFTAAVATWDADFYVKVDDDVHVNLGMLTSRLARYRTRPRVYVGCMKSGPVLSQKGVKYHEPEYWKFGDEGNRYFRHATGQIYAISKDLASYISINQPILHRFANEDVSLGAWLIGLEVEHVDDRSLCCATPPDCEWKKQAGNVCAASFDWSCSGICKSVDRMRAIHSACGEGDGAVSNNFAAAAAA; via the exons ATGATG GCACTGACGGAGCGGCAGCCGCAGTCGGAGaagaaggcggcgagggcgaggccgaTGTCGGCGAAGGCCGTCGTCGTGCTCTGCGCCACGAGCTTCTTCGTCGGCCTGCTGCTCAGCGGCCGGATGACGCTTCTGATGCCACCGCCGTCGGGCAGCGTCGGCGCGGCCTCCTCCGGCCATGGCTCCaggctctccctcttctccgaCGACTGCGAGCACCGGCAT AAACTGGACGAGGGCAACCCGAACGACATCATGAACGAGGTGTCAAGAACTCACCAAGCAATCCA GTCGTTGGACAAGTCGGTGTCGTCGCTGGAGATGGAGCTGGCGGTGGAGCGCGCGAAGCAGAACGGCGGGCTGGGCGCGGCGGTGCCGTCGAagcgggggcggcggccgcccaGGGCGTTCGTGGTGATCGGCATCAACACGGCGTTCAGCAGCAAGAAGCGGCGCGACTCGCTCCGGGACACGTGGGTGCCGAGGGGCGAGAGGctgcggcggctggaggagaaGGGGGTGGTGGTGCGGTTCGTGATCGGGCACAGCGCCACCCCGGGCGGCGCCCTAGACCGCGCCATCGACGTGGAGGACGCCGAGACGCGGGACTTCATGCGGCTCGACCACGTCGAGGGCTACCACGAGCTCTCCTCCAAGACCCGCACCTacttcaccgccgccgtcgccacctggGACGCCGACTTCTACGTCaaggtcgacgacgacgtccaCGTCAACCTAG GGATGCTGACGAGCAGGCTGGCGAGGTACAGGACGAGGCCGAGGGTGTACGTGGGCTGCATGAAGTCCGGCCCGGTTCTGTCACAGAA GGGCGTGAAGTACCACGAGCCGGAGTACTGGAAGTTCGGGGACGAGGGGAACCGGTACTTCCGGCATGCCACCGGCCAGATCTACGCCATCTCCAAGGACCTCGCCTCCTACATCTCCATCAACCA GCCGATACTGCACCGGTTCGCGAACGAGGACGTGTCGCTGGGGGCGTGGCTGATAGGGCTGGAGGTGGAGCACGTGGACGACCGGAGCCTGTGCTGCGCGACGCCGCCGGACTGCGAGTGGAAGAAGCAGGCGGGGAACGTGTGCGCGGCGTCCTTCGACTGGTCCTGCAGCGGCATCTGCAAGTCCGTCGACAGGATGAGGGCCATCCACAGCGCCtgcggcgagggcgacggcgccgtCTCGAAcaacttcgccgccgccgccgccgcatga
- the LOC4338860 gene encoding uncharacterized protein, whose product MSRNPGCTVFIGNLDEKVPERVLYEILIQVGRVVDLHIPRDKETNRSKGYAFAEYETEEIAQYAVKLFSGLVRLHNRTLRFAISGQDKQSSNGNIPVTPKVNPIPPPKPAQLMRSSDTPASQHTVVNGRIAGISPNHSYSAHSEAPSGISSRGLSNGTYEYSRRVFGSVLNDVSRRTDRQPIPYPSY is encoded by the exons ATGTCGAGGAATCCGGGCTGCACCGTCTTCATAG GTAACTTGGATGAAAAGGTACCTGAGAGGGTCTTGTATGAGATTCTTATTCAGGTAGGTCGTGTTGTAGACCTACACATACCACGTGACAAGGAAACTAATCGCTCCAAAGGTTATGCTTTTGCTGAGTATGAAACAGAGGAGATTGCCCAGTATGCTGTTAAGCTATTTTCTGGCCTTGTTCGTCTTCATAATAGAACACTTAGATTTGCG ATTTCTGGACAAGACAAGCAATCTTCTAATGGAAATATTCCTGTAACACCTAAAGTGAACCCTATACCGCCACCAAAGCCGGCTCAGCTAATGAGATCTAGTGATACTCCCGCATCGCAACATACAGTGGTAAATGGCAGGATTGCTGGTATTTCTCCAAACCATTCTTATAGTGCGCACTCTGAGG CACCAAGTGGGATATCGAGTAGAGGATTAAGCAATGGTACATACGAATATAGTAGACGCGTATTTGGTTCTGTTCTGAATGACGTTAGCCGTCGTACTGACAGGCAACCAATTCCATACCCGTCCTACTAG